A single window of [Clostridium] hylemonae DSM 15053 DNA harbors:
- a CDS encoding sensor histidine kinase — translation MQLWKKNFLVTFVLFVLVVYICLFVMVTVSFRTDLGYLMRRASDSEREITYVLQSIQKLSGGHIATDAGYMAQRYEEAGILLKVRSGDAVFADKIPLQDVPKEKYCILTHDGGKYIYIKDEVTDGAGGMELTYMENIQSFYDLQNRKFIAAAASGIFVSAVVGIMLYAAMKRIYRPVNQIAHELRTPLTGIRGYAQYIMMGNITEEDRFFAAQQIVDSAGTMKDVVDKLLIMGNVREGTLTFVAIDIEVMLEELKHIYPGIELEVSIQSINGEPTLVRCLLENMISNAVNAGGRVKVTAGAEKLCVWNEGMFRVRAENELKPHGYGLAICRDIAGIHRWKLRYSTSEKDGTAAVLIWGREKRTLAPSREMPYTE, via the coding sequence ATGCAGCTTTGGAAGAAAAATTTCCTTGTCACATTTGTACTCTTTGTTCTCGTAGTATATATTTGTCTCTTTGTGATGGTCACAGTATCATTCAGAACAGATTTAGGCTATCTGATGAGACGTGCGTCGGACAGTGAGCGGGAGATCACTTATGTACTGCAGTCAATACAGAAGCTGAGCGGAGGGCATATCGCCACGGACGCCGGATATATGGCGCAGAGGTATGAAGAGGCAGGGATCCTGCTCAAAGTGCGTTCCGGTGACGCTGTGTTTGCGGACAAGATCCCTCTGCAGGATGTGCCGAAAGAGAAGTATTGTATTCTGACACATGATGGCGGAAAATATATCTATATAAAAGATGAGGTTACGGACGGAGCCGGGGGGATGGAATTGACCTATATGGAGAATATACAGTCTTTTTATGATCTGCAGAACAGGAAATTTATTGCAGCGGCTGCATCCGGCATATTTGTGTCCGCTGTCGTCGGTATCATGCTCTATGCGGCGATGAAGCGAATCTACCGGCCGGTGAATCAGATCGCTCATGAGCTTCGGACGCCGCTTACGGGCATCCGGGGATATGCACAGTATATCATGATGGGGAATATCACAGAGGAGGACCGTTTCTTTGCCGCGCAGCAGATCGTGGACAGTGCGGGGACGATGAAAGATGTGGTGGACAAACTGCTCATTATGGGCAATGTCAGGGAAGGAACGCTCACCTTTGTTGCGATCGACATAGAAGTTATGCTGGAAGAACTGAAGCACATATATCCCGGGATTGAATTGGAAGTAAGCATACAAAGTATAAACGGTGAGCCGACACTTGTCCGCTGTCTGCTGGAGAACATGATCTCCAATGCCGTCAATGCAGGCGGACGTGTGAAAGTCACGGCCGGTGCGGAAAAGCTCTGTGTCTGGAATGAAGGGATGTTCCGTGTGAGAGCGGAAAACGAGCTGAAACCTCACGGTTACGGTCTTGCGATCTGCCGGGATATTGCGGGGATCCACAGGTGGAAACTCAGATACAGCACATCAGAGAAAGACGGCACAGCGGCGGTGCTTATCTGGGGCCGGGAGAAAAGGACACTTGCACCTTCCAGAGAAATGCCATATACTGAATAA
- a CDS encoding response regulator transcription factor has translation MADILIVEDDKSINELIQRTLKIMGHRGLPAYTGREALKAVEEKCPALILLDISLPDMDGFEVMKRIRDVPVICVTARDEIPDRVKGLMAGAEDYIVKPFALEELSARIQVVLRREGREQTVYKLGDTQIDIRQAVVRRRGKPVELTHREYTLLKVLLENRNIALSRNQILDLAWGMDYYGDDRTVDVHIRRLRQKLGLEKQIKTIFKYGYRLEM, from the coding sequence ATGGCAGATATTCTGATCGTAGAGGACGATAAAAGTATCAATGAACTCATACAGAGAACATTGAAAATAATGGGACACAGAGGGCTTCCGGCATATACTGGCCGAGAGGCCCTAAAGGCCGTGGAGGAGAAATGTCCGGCGCTCATACTGCTCGATATCAGCCTTCCGGATATGGATGGATTCGAGGTCATGAAAAGGATAAGAGATGTTCCTGTCATCTGCGTCACGGCGCGGGACGAGATACCGGACAGGGTAAAAGGGCTGATGGCAGGAGCGGAAGATTATATCGTGAAACCATTTGCCCTGGAGGAACTGTCTGCGCGTATACAGGTCGTACTCCGCAGAGAGGGCAGGGAGCAGACGGTGTATAAGCTGGGAGATACACAGATCGACATCCGGCAGGCGGTTGTCAGGAGGCGCGGTAAACCGGTGGAACTGACGCACAGAGAATACACGCTGCTGAAAGTGCTGCTTGAAAACCGCAATATCGCTCTTTCCAGAAACCAGATATTGGATCTGGCCTGGGGCATGGACTATTACGGGGATGACCGCACGGTGGATGTGCACATACGCCGTCTCCGCCAGAAGCTCGGACTGGAGAAACAGATAAAGACCATATTTAAGTATGGGTACAGATTGGAGATGTAA
- a CDS encoding ABC transporter ATP-binding protein, giving the protein MDQILELRHIHYAYHNMEGETPALIDISFSMNKGEFVAIVGPSGCGKSTLLSIISGLIEPEKGLIKINGKYLRESTTNIGYMLQHDQLFEWRTIYNNVILGLEVQHMLSARSKEKAHELLDTYGLKQFENAKPSELSGGMRQRAALVRTLILEPDILLLDEPFSALDYQTRLNVGDDIGQIIRKEKKTAILVTHDLSEAISLADRVIILTSRPATILQTLPLKFDLEQDTPLNRRDAPEFKTYFNLIWKELNTNE; this is encoded by the coding sequence ATGGACCAAATATTAGAGCTTCGGCATATCCACTACGCCTATCATAACATGGAAGGTGAAACCCCTGCCCTTATCGACATTTCATTTTCCATGAATAAGGGAGAGTTTGTGGCAATTGTCGGACCATCCGGCTGCGGCAAATCTACCCTGTTGTCCATTATATCAGGACTGATAGAGCCGGAAAAGGGGCTGATTAAAATCAATGGTAAATACTTAAGAGAAAGTACGACCAATATCGGTTACATGCTCCAGCATGACCAGCTCTTTGAATGGCGGACGATCTACAACAATGTGATCCTCGGACTGGAAGTCCAGCATATGCTGTCGGCCAGGAGCAAAGAAAAAGCCCATGAACTGCTGGACACTTACGGATTAAAACAATTTGAAAATGCCAAACCGTCAGAGCTGTCCGGCGGTATGCGCCAGAGAGCCGCCCTTGTGCGGACACTCATACTGGAACCCGATATTCTGCTTCTGGATGAACCATTTTCAGCTCTTGACTACCAGACACGTTTAAATGTCGGTGATGACATCGGACAGATCATACGGAAAGAAAAAAAGACTGCAATATTAGTAACTCACGACCTTTCAGAGGCCATCTCGCTGGCCGATCGGGTGATCATCCTGACCAGCCGCCCTGCAACGATCCTGCAGACGCTGCCTCTGAAATTTGATCTGGAACAGGACACTCCGCTGAACCGGAGAGATGCCCCTGAATTCAAGACATATTTTAATTTAATATGGAAGGAGTTGAACACGAATGAGTGA
- a CDS encoding ABC transporter permease: MSELSTGQRHFLSQQKRHKRIVSVSRVLILLSFLFIWEFTANVGIIDSFIFSSPSKIALCFWGMLMDKSIFLHIGVTLYETILSFVLVIAISILMAVALWFSPKLSEILDPYLVVLNSLPKSALAPLLIVWLGANTTTIIVAGMSVAIFGSILNLYTSFTTVDPEKIKLIYTLHGSKFHALTKVVVPSSIPAIISTMKVNIGLCLVGVIIGEFLAARDGLGYLIIYASQTFKLDWLLMSIVLLCIMAMGLYSLINLIERIYLKRV, translated from the coding sequence ATGAGTGAATTGTCCACCGGTCAGCGGCACTTCCTTTCCCAGCAGAAGCGGCATAAACGAATCGTCAGCGTATCCCGTGTCCTCATACTACTTAGTTTCCTGTTTATTTGGGAATTTACAGCAAATGTAGGCATAATAGATTCTTTTATCTTCAGCAGCCCTTCCAAGATAGCACTCTGCTTCTGGGGAATGCTCATGGATAAAAGTATCTTTCTTCACATAGGAGTCACCCTGTATGAAACGATCCTGAGTTTCGTCCTCGTAATTGCCATCAGTATCCTGATGGCAGTTGCACTTTGGTTCAGCCCGAAGCTGTCAGAAATACTGGACCCTTACCTGGTCGTCCTGAACAGCCTGCCGAAATCGGCGCTGGCCCCACTTTTGATCGTGTGGCTGGGCGCCAACACAACAACGATAATCGTCGCCGGAATGTCGGTCGCGATCTTTGGCAGCATACTGAACCTGTATACGAGTTTCACAACGGTAGACCCTGAGAAAATAAAGCTCATCTACACACTGCACGGCTCCAAGTTTCATGCGCTTACCAAGGTTGTCGTGCCAAGCTCGATACCGGCCATTATCAGTACGATGAAAGTAAATATAGGCCTTTGCCTCGTAGGGGTGATCATCGGTGAATTCCTTGCCGCGAGAGACGGTCTTGGATATCTGATCATATACGCAAGCCAGACATTTAAACTCGACTGGCTCCTGATGTCTATCGTACTGCTCTGTATCATGGCAATGGGGTTGTACTCGCTCATAAACCTTATCGAAAGGATTTATCTAAAACGGGTATGA
- a CDS encoding metal-dependent transcriptional regulator, whose translation MKIHESAENYLETIFMLQNRKPSVRSIDIVNELGFSKPSVSVAMKNLRNNGYITMDPDGYITLTPSGREIAEKMYERHTFLSTWLTDLGVAPDVAAKDACRIEHVISAESFSAIKRFASRISS comes from the coding sequence ATGAAAATACACGAATCTGCAGAAAATTACCTTGAGACAATCTTCATGCTGCAGAACAGAAAACCTTCCGTGCGTTCCATAGATATCGTCAATGAACTCGGTTTTTCCAAGCCGAGCGTAAGTGTCGCCATGAAAAATCTGCGCAACAACGGTTACATAACGATGGATCCTGACGGGTACATCACGCTCACTCCTTCCGGCAGAGAAATTGCCGAAAAGATGTACGAGCGTCATACTTTTTTGTCGACATGGCTTACGGATCTCGGTGTCGCACCCGACGTAGCAGCAAAAGACGCATGCCGGATCGAGCATGTGATCAGCGCCGAGAGCTTCTCTGCGATCAAGAGGTTTGCAAGCAGGATATCGTCCTAG
- a CDS encoding glycerophosphodiester phosphodiesterase family protein → MKKGSNECGNVRTIISVMISRASVLICFELIYKAIGISFFFPFLGNLTGRLPDLIGEAYLSQGNMVKIFQSPAAILLLSGVVLLLGGYLYFEVIALILYSEKGWNREELTLWGLIRTAVREVPGMFRPRRAASLSLLLFMPFSFFGVTSVFFRALRIPEFIMTAITDNILYVSLLLMAAVFVNCLFFLYIFGFPVLLIEKASFYDSWKKSRSLLKGKVLLTAGRVLSYTLIFASVLCIVWAAGLSIMALLVRRIEGAADGKMLFGRYYDTYSGIWNLAGGAFISVFFCAVSITLYHRFRGDRRPDAVKRTRTVKGAAIRTAVVLVLSGFLIFMADTELGRQLFFRNDSHISVVAHRAGVVFGPENTVAALEQAVRDGADMAEIDVQQLKDGTLVILHDTNFKRTTGVDLDVRDAVYGQVKELDAGSVFSQKYAGEPVPTLEDMLKAAKGKIQLMIELKVTGNENRLVEETLSLIEKYNMEAECNIASMDFSLLEKVKSLNSRIKTTYISVLLVSDQYDLKQVDAYSVETTFLSRQLVSEAHVQGKKVYGWTASSDKSIKKVLGCEADGIVTDNPLLVQFHLYSKDENSIKETAERIFF, encoded by the coding sequence GTGAAAAAAGGCAGCAATGAATGTGGGAACGTAAGGACAATTATTTCAGTTATGATAAGCAGAGCGAGCGTGCTCATATGTTTTGAACTCATTTACAAAGCGATCGGAATCAGCTTTTTCTTCCCGTTTCTGGGAAATCTGACAGGCCGTCTGCCGGATCTGATCGGCGAAGCGTACCTGAGCCAGGGAAATATGGTGAAGATTTTTCAGAGTCCTGCGGCGATCTTGCTTCTGTCAGGTGTTGTTTTGCTGTTGGGAGGATATTTATATTTTGAGGTTATCGCGCTGATCCTATACAGCGAGAAGGGGTGGAACAGAGAAGAGTTAACGTTATGGGGGCTTATCAGAACGGCGGTCAGAGAAGTACCGGGCATGTTCAGGCCCAGGCGCGCGGCGTCCCTTTCTCTGCTGCTTTTTATGCCCTTTTCGTTTTTCGGTGTGACAAGTGTGTTTTTCAGAGCGCTGCGCATACCAGAGTTTATCATGACTGCGATCACTGATAATATATTATATGTAAGTCTTTTGCTCATGGCGGCTGTGTTCGTAAACTGCTTGTTTTTCCTTTATATATTTGGGTTTCCTGTACTCCTTATTGAAAAAGCATCCTTTTATGACTCGTGGAAGAAAAGCAGAAGTCTGCTGAAGGGAAAAGTATTACTTACAGCCGGAAGGGTTTTATCGTACACACTTATTTTTGCGTCTGTGCTTTGTATCGTCTGGGCGGCAGGACTGAGTATTATGGCCTTGCTGGTGAGGCGTATTGAAGGAGCGGCGGACGGGAAAATGCTTTTTGGCCGCTATTATGATACTTATTCGGGCATTTGGAATCTTGCGGGAGGCGCTTTTATTTCTGTGTTCTTCTGTGCGGTGTCAATTACATTGTATCACCGTTTCAGGGGAGATAGGCGTCCGGATGCGGTAAAAAGGACGCGGACGGTAAAGGGCGCGGCCATACGGACGGCAGTGGTGCTTGTTTTGTCAGGATTCCTCATCTTTATGGCAGATACTGAATTGGGCAGGCAGCTGTTCTTTAGAAATGATTCTCATATCTCAGTAGTAGCCCACCGGGCCGGCGTTGTTTTTGGTCCGGAAAATACGGTGGCGGCGCTTGAACAGGCAGTCAGGGACGGGGCAGATATGGCTGAGATCGATGTCCAGCAATTAAAAGACGGGACGCTTGTGATCCTGCATGATACAAATTTTAAGAGGACTACAGGGGTAGATCTGGATGTCAGGGATGCCGTTTACGGGCAGGTGAAAGAACTGGATGCAGGGAGCGTCTTCTCCCAGAAATATGCCGGTGAGCCGGTTCCGACACTTGAGGACATGCTGAAAGCGGCCAAAGGGAAAATCCAGCTTATGATTGAGCTGAAAGTCACAGGAAATGAAAATCGACTCGTTGAAGAGACCCTTTCGCTTATCGAAAAATATAATATGGAAGCAGAGTGCAATATCGCTTCGATGGATTTCAGCCTGTTGGAAAAAGTAAAGTCTTTAAACTCCCGGATCAAAACAACGTATATATCTGTTTTACTCGTATCGGATCAATATGACCTGAAGCAGGTAGACGCATACAGTGTGGAGACTACGTTTCTGTCTAGGCAGCTTGTCAGTGAGGCGCATGTCCAGGGGAAAAAAGTGTATGGCTGGACGGCGAGCAGTGACAAAAGTATTAAGAAAGTCCTCGGATGTGAAGCGGACGGGATCGTCACCGACAATCCCCTGCTCGTGCAGTTTCATTTGTATTCAAAGGATGAAAATTCGATAAAAGAAACAGCGGAACGCATTTTCTTCTAG
- a CDS encoding Na/Pi cotransporter family protein: MERVQGKENEEVRGTDILTLLGGLALFLYGMQMMSNGLETAAGNKMKEILEKLTSNRMKGVLVGAGITAVIQSSSATTVMVVGFVNSGLMSLNQAVWIIMGANIGTTVTGQLIALDIGAVAPLIAFAGVACILFIKNKQICHISEIFAGLGVLFIGMDMMGKAMEPLQDSEAFLHFMTTFSSPLTGIVIGAVFTAVIQSSSASVGILQALAGTGVIPLSSAVYILFGQNIGTCITAVLASIGTKTNAKRATIIHLMFNIIGTVLFTLVCMATPFVSWMEAAAAGNPVQQIANVHTTFNIVTTILLLPFGNVMARAAVRILPDKREEADEVMHLIYLSPFEPSYPVGHAAAALSEIEKEVGRMLSMARSNAAAGFDAALNAGNASAEKIEAAEQYINFLNTEISRYIGRLMTMEMSGPDTKCINAYYVIISNIERIGDHAVNIAGYAEDMKKWGLSFSEHAQEDIRQMKRVSLETLDVLEFSKGASGREILEKTAQNEQKIDDLQQSYLKKQIKRMQSGSCRPEAGLLFSEMLTDFERIGDHALNIAELYYEMVS; the protein is encoded by the coding sequence ATGGAAAGAGTTCAGGGAAAGGAGAACGAAGAAGTGAGAGGAACAGATATCTTGACGCTGCTTGGGGGGCTGGCTCTCTTTCTGTACGGGATGCAGATGATGAGCAATGGACTTGAGACAGCTGCAGGGAACAAGATGAAGGAGATTCTGGAGAAACTGACCTCCAACAGAATGAAAGGTGTATTGGTCGGGGCCGGGATTACGGCGGTCATACAGTCCTCGTCAGCGACCACAGTCATGGTCGTAGGGTTTGTGAATTCAGGACTGATGAGCCTGAATCAGGCAGTGTGGATCATTATGGGCGCCAACATCGGCACAACGGTCACAGGTCAGCTTATCGCCCTGGATATCGGGGCGGTCGCCCCGCTGATCGCATTTGCCGGCGTGGCCTGTATCCTGTTTATAAAGAACAAACAGATCTGCCATATCAGTGAGATATTTGCAGGGCTTGGCGTACTGTTCATCGGTATGGATATGATGGGAAAGGCAATGGAGCCGCTCCAGGACTCAGAAGCGTTCCTTCATTTTATGACAACCTTCAGCAGTCCGCTGACCGGTATTGTGATCGGCGCGGTATTTACGGCAGTCATCCAGTCCTCGTCAGCCTCGGTCGGAATTCTGCAGGCGCTGGCGGGAACGGGGGTGATACCGCTTTCGAGCGCCGTGTATATACTGTTCGGTCAGAATATCGGAACGTGTATAACTGCGGTGCTCGCTTCCATAGGGACAAAGACAAATGCGAAAAGGGCGACGATCATTCATCTGATGTTCAACATAATAGGTACGGTTCTTTTTACACTGGTCTGTATGGCCACACCGTTCGTATCCTGGATGGAGGCGGCCGCCGCGGGCAATCCGGTTCAGCAGATAGCCAATGTCCACACGACGTTTAATATTGTGACAACGATACTGCTTCTGCCGTTCGGCAATGTTATGGCACGGGCTGCCGTCCGCATTCTTCCGGACAAAAGGGAGGAGGCGGATGAGGTCATGCACCTTATATATCTTTCGCCGTTTGAACCCTCCTATCCTGTGGGGCATGCGGCAGCGGCCCTGTCGGAGATTGAAAAAGAAGTGGGAAGAATGCTTTCCATGGCCAGGAGCAATGCGGCGGCCGGTTTTGACGCGGCATTAAACGCAGGGAACGCATCGGCAGAGAAAATAGAAGCCGCGGAACAATACATAAACTTCTTGAATACAGAGATATCGCGCTATATCGGAAGGCTTATGACGATGGAGATGAGCGGACCGGACACAAAGTGCATCAATGCATATTATGTGATCATCAGTAATATAGAGCGGATCGGAGATCACGCGGTGAACATCGCAGGTTATGCCGAAGATATGAAAAAATGGGGACTTTCTTTTTCAGAGCATGCGCAGGAGGACATACGGCAGATGAAACGGGTAAGTCTTGAGACGCTGGATGTACTGGAATTTTCAAAGGGAGCTTCCGGAAGGGAGATACTTGAAAAGACGGCCCAGAATGAACAGAAGATAGATGATCTGCAGCAGAGTTATCTGAAGAAGCAGATCAAACGGATGCAGAGCGGAAGCTGCAGGCCGGAAGCCGGACTTTTATTTTCTGAGATGCTGACAGATTTTGAAAGAATTGGAGACCACGCCCTCAATATAGCTGAATTATATTATGAGATGGTCAGCTGA
- the secD gene encoding protein translocase subunit SecD, with translation MKNKKNHIWLALFIIAAFVLFAFFGCGNDLKGVRDMRFGIDIRGGVEAVFEPAGVKETPPASELEAARNVMESRLDAKNITDREVTVDKKEGHIIVRFPWKSDEKEFDPESAISELGETAKLTFRDPDGKILIEGQNVKNSQPVKNTETGGYEVQLSFDGKGTKEFAEATGALTGRQLQIYMDDRLISAPVVQQQITGGEAVINGMDSIDAARALSEKINAGALPFSMETTNYNTISPALGNNALRAMVTAAAVAFVLICIFMIVSYRLPGVISCLTLIFQMSLQILALSLPQYTLTLPGIAGLILSAGMAVDANIIISERIQEELRRGTGVRLAVKNGYKNAFSSVLDGNVTTAAVALILMIFGSGTMLSFGYTLFTGVIINLLAGVWMSRFMLTSAVRYQVCSREQMFRRKKEQRPLHFAAGRRKIYVFTAVVLLTGAAVSGANGIRLDTQFTGGAILRYTYTGEADTKQAGAAVEKLVKRPVSTQITEDPLTGQKKLILTLAGNKGISPDEQKKVLEALGQDKEAAYTLSETSVVEPYIGAKALKNSAAAVGLSSLFIVLYIWIRFSALSGLSAGITAVIALLHDAAIVLFVFGIGKIPVNDAFVAVTLTIIGYSINDTIVLYDRIRENLARGGRKKEGLCRLVDRSITETIGRSVKTAFTTALCAAVVLVFACVYDIGSIKVFALPLLAGVISGCYSSVCIAGPLWVTWKEFRERRTKK, from the coding sequence TTGAAAAATAAGAAAAATCATATATGGCTGGCATTGTTTATCATTGCAGCCTTTGTTTTGTTTGCCTTTTTTGGCTGCGGAAATGATCTGAAAGGTGTACGTGATATGAGATTCGGCATCGATATCAGAGGAGGCGTGGAGGCGGTATTTGAACCCGCGGGGGTGAAGGAGACGCCGCCGGCATCAGAGCTGGAGGCCGCGAGGAATGTAATGGAGAGCCGCCTGGACGCGAAGAACATAACAGACCGGGAGGTGACGGTCGACAAAAAGGAAGGGCACATCATCGTACGATTTCCGTGGAAGTCTGATGAAAAAGAGTTTGATCCGGAATCTGCCATTTCGGAGCTGGGTGAGACGGCAAAGCTTACATTCAGAGACCCGGATGGAAAGATCCTGATAGAAGGACAGAATGTGAAAAACAGCCAGCCTGTCAAAAATACGGAGACGGGCGGATATGAAGTGCAGCTTTCCTTTGACGGAAAAGGAACAAAAGAATTTGCGGAGGCGACAGGAGCGCTTACCGGCCGCCAGCTTCAGATCTATATGGATGACAGGCTGATCTCTGCCCCGGTCGTGCAGCAGCAGATCACAGGCGGAGAGGCAGTGATAAACGGCATGGATTCCATTGACGCGGCAAGAGCGCTGTCTGAAAAGATCAATGCCGGCGCGCTTCCGTTTTCGATGGAGACGACCAATTACAACACGATAAGTCCAGCGCTTGGAAACAATGCGCTACGGGCTATGGTGACGGCGGCGGCCGTGGCCTTTGTTCTGATCTGTATTTTTATGATAGTCAGTTACCGTCTGCCCGGCGTCATAAGCTGTCTGACGCTGATCTTTCAGATGTCGCTTCAGATACTGGCGCTGTCCCTGCCGCAGTATACGCTGACACTGCCCGGCATTGCGGGACTCATCCTGTCTGCAGGGATGGCGGTCGATGCGAATATCATAATCAGCGAGCGGATCCAGGAGGAACTGAGGCGGGGGACGGGCGTGCGCCTGGCGGTAAAGAATGGTTATAAGAATGCCTTTTCCTCCGTGCTGGACGGTAACGTCACGACAGCCGCCGTGGCTTTGATCCTGATGATATTCGGCTCCGGGACGATGCTGAGCTTTGGTTATACATTGTTCACCGGTGTCATTATCAATCTGCTGGCCGGAGTGTGGATGTCGCGCTTTATGCTGACTTCCGCCGTTCGGTACCAAGTATGCAGCAGGGAGCAGATGTTCCGAAGGAAGAAGGAACAGAGACCCCTTCACTTTGCCGCCGGGCGCAGGAAAATATATGTGTTCACCGCCGTGGTGCTTCTGACCGGGGCGGCAGTCAGCGGTGCGAACGGCATCAGGCTGGACACACAGTTTACCGGCGGTGCTATTCTCCGCTATACCTATACGGGTGAAGCCGATACGAAGCAGGCAGGGGCGGCTGTGGAGAAGCTGGTAAAACGTCCGGTGAGCACGCAGATCACAGAAGATCCTCTGACCGGACAGAAGAAGCTTATCCTGACACTGGCCGGTAATAAAGGAATCTCGCCGGATGAGCAGAAAAAAGTTCTGGAGGCGCTCGGTCAGGATAAGGAAGCAGCGTATACGCTCTCCGAGACATCGGTGGTAGAACCTTACATCGGAGCAAAAGCGCTGAAAAATTCGGCGGCCGCGGTCGGTCTTTCGTCACTGTTCATAGTTCTCTATATCTGGATCCGTTTTTCCGCCCTTTCAGGGCTTTCGGCGGGGATAACGGCTGTCATTGCCCTGCTGCATGATGCGGCCATTGTGCTCTTTGTGTTCGGTATAGGAAAGATCCCGGTAAATGATGCGTTTGTGGCGGTGACGCTGACGATCATCGGCTATTCCATCAACGACACCATTGTCCTCTACGACAGAATACGGGAGAATCTGGCGCGCGGGGGAAGGAAGAAGGAAGGGCTGTGCCGGCTGGTAGACCGCAGTATTACAGAGACGATCGGCAGGTCTGTGAAAACTGCCTTTACTACAGCGCTTTGCGCGGCGGTCGTCCTTGTATTTGCCTGTGTTTATGATATCGGCTCTATCAAGGTATTTGCACTGCCTCTGCTGGCCGGCGTGATCAGCGGATGTTATTCTTCTGTCTGTATAGCAGGACCGCTGTGGGTGACATGGAAAGAGTTCAGGGAAAGGAGAACGAAGAAGTGA